In Phenylobacterium zucineum HLK1, one DNA window encodes the following:
- a CDS encoding serine hydrolase domain-containing protein gives MRHVLTAAAAAVLFATPALAQQAIKPDTPSILVWSPEQQKAWYPAIETVYRVNAFKAGGKIRDLPPAGRAIAPTVSIGGRTLSVDDYMAAYDVSGLLVLKDGKVLLERYGLGRRPEDRWTSFSVAKSLTSTLVGAAIQDGRIESLESPVTDYIPELKGSGYEGVNIRQLLMMSSGVKWNEDYTDPNSDVARAGAAILEPGVNPLVSYMRKLPRANAPGTKFTYNTGETDLVGVLVSNAVGKSLSEYASEKIWKPFGMERDGIWVTDLAGHERGGCCISITLRDYGRLGLFLLEGGKAGGEQVVPPEFLAQATSPQIKEGAPERGYGYFWWMPVSGAYEARGIFGQSITTFRDEGLVIVINSAWPHATNRDYSMARTAFIDAIRAAATTE, from the coding sequence ATGCGCCATGTCCTGACCGCCGCCGCCGCGGCCGTCCTCTTCGCCACGCCGGCGCTCGCCCAGCAGGCGATCAAGCCCGACACGCCCAGCATCCTCGTCTGGAGCCCCGAGCAGCAGAAGGCGTGGTACCCCGCCATCGAGACCGTCTACCGGGTCAACGCCTTCAAGGCCGGCGGCAAGATCCGCGACCTGCCGCCCGCCGGGCGCGCCATCGCCCCCACCGTCTCCATCGGCGGCAGGACGCTCAGCGTCGACGACTACATGGCCGCCTACGACGTCTCGGGCCTGCTGGTGCTGAAGGATGGCAAGGTGCTGCTCGAGCGCTACGGCCTGGGCCGCCGGCCCGAGGACCGCTGGACCAGCTTCTCGGTGGCCAAGTCGCTGACCTCCACCCTCGTCGGCGCCGCCATCCAGGACGGCAGGATCGAGAGCCTTGAGAGCCCGGTCACCGACTACATCCCCGAGCTGAAGGGCTCGGGCTACGAGGGCGTCAACATCCGCCAGCTCCTGATGATGAGCTCGGGCGTGAAGTGGAACGAGGACTACACCGACCCGAACTCCGACGTCGCCCGGGCGGGCGCGGCGATCCTCGAGCCGGGCGTCAATCCGCTGGTCAGCTACATGCGCAAGCTGCCCCGGGCCAACGCGCCGGGCACGAAGTTCACCTACAACACCGGCGAGACCGACCTCGTCGGCGTGCTGGTCTCGAACGCGGTCGGCAAGAGCCTGTCCGAGTACGCCTCCGAGAAGATCTGGAAGCCGTTCGGCATGGAGCGCGACGGGATCTGGGTCACCGACCTCGCCGGCCACGAGCGCGGCGGCTGCTGCATCTCGATCACGCTGCGCGACTACGGCCGCCTCGGCCTCTTCCTGCTGGAGGGCGGCAAGGCCGGCGGCGAGCAGGTCGTCCCGCCCGAATTCCTGGCCCAGGCCACCTCGCCCCAGATCAAGGAAGGCGCCCCCGAGCGCGGCTACGGCTACTTCTGGTGGATGCCGGTCAGCGGCGCCTACGAGGCCCGCGGCATCTTCGGCCAGTCGATCACCACCTTCCGCGACGAGGGCCTGGTGATCGTCATCAACTCGGCCTGGCCGCACGCCACCAACCGCGACTACTCCATGGCCCGCACGGCCTTCATCGACGCCATCCGCGCGGCGGCGACGACGGAGTGA
- a CDS encoding indolepyruvate ferredoxin oxidoreductase family protein gives MRHAEVTLDDKFLLTEGRVFITGVQTLLRVAMDQRRLDRAAGLNTAGFISGYRGSPLGGLDQQAHRAGKHLKAAEIVFKEGLNEDLAATAVWGSQQANLFAGARYDGVFGMWYGKAPGVDRTGDAFKHANFAGVWPKGGVLAVAGDDHSCKSSTLPSQSEYAFQDFEMPVLSPADVQEVLDYGLLGYALSRFSGLWVGLIALADTMDSGATIDVSLDRHRFVTPENFRMPAGGLGIRLKDQPLDKERRLRTQKIPAALAFARANRIDRVMLGGSRPRLGIVCQGQAYKDVIEAFAAMGISPQEAQALGVAIYKVGMPWPLEPVGLRGFAAGLETLMVVEHKRPLIETQARAALYDLPAHARPRIIGKTDENGGPLLSELVSLSVAEIALAIADRLPPGPHMERVHDYLSRVSAASMAAVTLSSDQQRKPYFCSGCPHNTSTRLPEGSRALAGIGCHYMASFNDPNTDLTSHMGGEGLTWVGAAPFTDEKHVFVNLGDGTYNHSGSLAVRASVAAGSNITYKLLFNDAVAMTGGQQAESGFTVPQITRQLAAEGVKKIVVVAAEPERYDGVRDLAPGVEVKPRAELMAVQRELRETPGTSVLIYDQVCATEKRRRRKRGKMAAAPMRVMINPLVCEGCGDCSRTSHCVSVEPLNTEFGRKRKINQSTCNQDYSCLDGFCPSFVTLEGAENAHREAMPALTADSTPLPAFEALEGVRNIVFTGVGGTGVTTVASILAMAAHVDGRSASVVDMTGLAQKGGAVFSHVRIGETEETTIGGRVPAASANVLIACDLLVAAGADALSLYAKDRTVAVGNADFSPTADFITDRDVRFDADAQARRIAAAVKSFDAAPAQALAETNLGDAIYANMIMLGFAWQKGVIPVSSRALYRAIRLNGVQAEENLQAFELGRKAAHDPAARGPREDDVATPETLPLEDLIAHRAGELTKYQNGAYAQRYLDRVRKVQAAEAPLGSEALTRQVAISLYKLMAYKDEYEVARLHSDGRFAAYKAQSFKGGKAKVWLAPPLLARKGPDGKPKKMAFPGWVADAAFPTLAKLKGLRGTPLDIFGYTAERKMERELLVDFEIQVDRLAAELDKARLPLATKIAAVPQQIRGFGHVKDASVGPAKAEARRLWSQWEKAPAPVAA, from the coding sequence ATGCGCCACGCCGAAGTGACGCTGGACGACAAATTTCTGCTCACCGAAGGCCGGGTCTTCATCACCGGGGTGCAGACTCTGCTCCGGGTGGCGATGGACCAGCGCCGGCTGGACCGTGCGGCGGGCCTGAACACGGCCGGATTCATCTCCGGCTATCGCGGCTCGCCCCTGGGCGGGCTCGACCAGCAGGCGCACCGCGCCGGCAAGCACCTGAAGGCGGCCGAGATCGTCTTCAAGGAGGGGCTGAACGAGGACCTGGCCGCGACGGCCGTCTGGGGCAGCCAGCAGGCCAACCTGTTCGCGGGCGCGCGCTACGACGGCGTCTTCGGCATGTGGTACGGCAAGGCCCCGGGCGTGGACCGCACGGGCGACGCCTTCAAGCACGCCAACTTCGCCGGCGTCTGGCCCAAGGGCGGGGTGCTGGCGGTGGCCGGCGACGACCACTCGTGCAAGTCGTCGACCCTGCCGTCGCAGTCGGAATACGCCTTCCAGGACTTCGAGATGCCGGTGCTCTCGCCGGCCGACGTGCAGGAGGTGCTGGACTACGGTCTGCTGGGCTATGCGCTCAGCCGCTTCTCGGGCCTGTGGGTGGGGCTGATCGCCCTGGCCGACACCATGGATTCCGGCGCGACGATCGACGTCAGCCTGGACCGTCACCGGTTCGTCACGCCTGAGAACTTCCGCATGCCCGCGGGCGGGCTCGGCATCCGGCTGAAGGACCAGCCGCTGGACAAGGAGCGACGGCTCCGCACCCAGAAGATCCCCGCCGCGCTGGCCTTCGCCCGCGCCAACCGGATCGACCGGGTCATGCTGGGCGGCAGCCGCCCGAGGCTCGGCATCGTCTGCCAGGGCCAGGCCTACAAGGACGTCATCGAAGCCTTCGCCGCCATGGGCATCAGCCCGCAGGAGGCGCAGGCCCTGGGCGTGGCGATCTACAAGGTCGGCATGCCCTGGCCGCTCGAGCCTGTCGGACTGCGTGGGTTCGCGGCCGGCCTCGAGACCCTGATGGTGGTCGAGCACAAGCGCCCGCTGATCGAGACCCAGGCGCGGGCCGCGCTCTACGACCTGCCGGCGCACGCGCGCCCGAGGATCATCGGCAAGACCGACGAGAACGGCGGGCCGCTGCTGTCCGAGCTCGTATCCCTGTCGGTGGCCGAGATCGCCCTGGCCATCGCCGACCGCCTGCCCCCCGGCCCGCACATGGAGCGGGTGCACGACTACCTGTCCCGCGTCTCGGCCGCCTCGATGGCGGCGGTCACGCTCTCGTCGGACCAGCAGCGCAAGCCGTACTTCTGCTCGGGCTGCCCGCACAACACCTCGACCCGCCTGCCCGAAGGCAGCCGCGCCCTGGCCGGCATCGGCTGCCACTACATGGCGAGCTTCAACGACCCCAACACCGACCTCACCAGCCACATGGGCGGCGAGGGCCTGACCTGGGTCGGCGCGGCGCCCTTCACCGACGAGAAGCACGTCTTCGTCAACCTCGGCGACGGCACCTACAACCACTCAGGCTCGCTGGCGGTCCGCGCCTCGGTCGCGGCCGGCTCGAACATCACCTACAAGCTGCTGTTCAACGACGCGGTGGCGATGACCGGCGGCCAGCAGGCCGAGAGCGGCTTCACCGTGCCGCAGATCACCCGCCAGCTCGCCGCCGAGGGCGTGAAGAAGATCGTCGTCGTGGCCGCCGAGCCCGAGCGGTACGACGGGGTCCGCGACCTCGCCCCCGGGGTGGAGGTGAAGCCCCGCGCCGAGCTGATGGCCGTCCAGCGCGAGCTGCGCGAGACGCCCGGCACGAGCGTGCTGATCTACGACCAGGTCTGCGCCACCGAGAAGCGCCGCCGCCGCAAGCGGGGCAAGATGGCCGCCGCCCCGATGCGGGTGATGATCAACCCGCTGGTCTGCGAAGGCTGCGGCGACTGCTCGCGCACCAGCCACTGCGTCTCGGTCGAGCCGCTGAACACCGAGTTCGGCCGCAAGCGGAAGATCAACCAGTCGACCTGCAACCAGGACTACTCGTGCCTGGACGGCTTCTGCCCCTCGTTCGTCACCCTGGAGGGCGCCGAGAACGCGCACCGCGAGGCGATGCCGGCGCTGACCGCCGACTCCACGCCGCTGCCGGCCTTCGAGGCCCTGGAGGGCGTGCGGAACATCGTCTTCACCGGCGTCGGCGGCACGGGCGTGACGACCGTGGCCTCGATCCTGGCCATGGCCGCCCACGTGGACGGCCGCTCGGCCAGCGTGGTGGACATGACGGGCCTGGCCCAGAAGGGCGGGGCGGTGTTCAGCCACGTCCGCATCGGGGAGACCGAGGAGACGACGATCGGCGGCCGGGTGCCGGCGGCCAGCGCCAACGTCCTGATCGCCTGCGACCTGCTGGTGGCGGCGGGCGCCGACGCGCTCAGCCTCTACGCCAAGGACCGGACGGTGGCGGTGGGCAACGCCGACTTCTCGCCGACGGCGGACTTCATCACCGACCGCGACGTGCGCTTCGACGCCGACGCCCAGGCCCGCCGGATCGCGGCGGCCGTGAAGAGCTTCGACGCCGCCCCCGCGCAAGCCCTGGCCGAGACCAACCTGGGCGATGCGATCTACGCCAACATGATCATGCTGGGCTTCGCCTGGCAGAAGGGCGTGATCCCGGTCTCCAGCCGCGCGCTCTACCGGGCCATCCGCCTGAACGGGGTGCAGGCCGAGGAGAACCTCCAGGCCTTCGAGCTGGGCCGCAAGGCCGCCCACGACCCGGCCGCCCGCGGACCGCGCGAGGACGACGTGGCCACCCCCGAGACCCTGCCGCTCGAGGACCTGATCGCCCACCGCGCCGGCGAGCTGACCAAGTACCAGAACGGCGCCTATGCCCAGCGCTACCTGGACCGGGTGCGCAAGGTGCAGGCGGCGGAGGCCCCCCTGGGCTCCGAGGCCCTGACCCGCCAGGTGGCGATCAGCCTCTACAAGCTGATGGCCTACAAGGACGAGTACGAGGTCGCCCGGCTGCATTCGGACGGCCGCTTCGCCGCCTACAAGGCCCAGAGCTTCAAGGGCGGCAAGGCCAAGGTCTGGCTCGCCCCGCCGCTGCTGGCGCGCAAGGGGCCGGACGGCAAGCCGAAGAAGATGGCCTTCCCCGGCTGGGTCGCCGACGCCGCGTTCCCGACGCTGGCGAAGCTGAAGGGCCTGCGCGGCACCCCGCTCGACATCTTCGGCTACACGGCCGAGCGCAAGATGGAGCGCGAGCTGCTCGTCGACTTCGAGATCCAGGTGGACCGTCTGGCCGCCGAGCTGGACAAGGCGCGCCTGCCGCTCGCGACCAAGATCGCGGCGGTCCCGCAGCAGATCCGCGGCTTCGGCCATGTGAAGGACGCCTCCGTCGGGCCCGCCAAGGCCGAGGCCAGGCGCCTATGGTCGCAGTGGGAGAAGGCGCCGGCGCCGGTCGCGGCCTAG
- a CDS encoding pirin family protein encodes MIDLVIDQRRKDLGGFEVGRVLPFAQRRMVGPFVFFDHMGPVEFAPGFPRNVDVRPHPHIGLSTVTYLFDGEITHRDSVGVTQRIHPGEVNWMIAGRGITHSERFETLRADGGAMHGIQAWVALPVEDEETDPGFFHHDGADLPTYEEGGLFARLIAGEAFGAKAAVKTHSPMFYVHWRLEAGTQAQLPAEYPERAAYVAQGVVEVDGRQLQAGQMAVFAPGQPVLFIAVTPAIVMLLGGEPVGPRFIEWNFVSSSKDRIEQAKADWRAGRMKLPDADDDEFIPLPGDPPPPANPMS; translated from the coding sequence ATGATCGACCTCGTCATCGACCAGCGGCGCAAGGACCTCGGCGGGTTCGAGGTCGGGCGCGTCCTGCCCTTCGCCCAGCGGCGGATGGTCGGGCCCTTCGTGTTCTTCGACCACATGGGGCCGGTGGAGTTCGCGCCGGGCTTCCCGCGCAACGTCGACGTCCGGCCGCACCCGCATATCGGCCTGTCCACCGTCACCTACCTGTTCGACGGCGAGATCACCCACCGCGACAGCGTGGGCGTCACCCAGCGGATCCACCCCGGCGAGGTGAACTGGATGATCGCCGGGCGCGGCATCACCCACTCCGAACGGTTCGAGACCCTGCGGGCCGACGGCGGCGCCATGCACGGCATCCAGGCCTGGGTCGCCCTGCCGGTGGAGGACGAGGAGACCGATCCCGGCTTCTTCCATCACGACGGCGCCGACCTGCCGACCTACGAGGAAGGCGGCCTGTTCGCCCGGCTGATCGCGGGCGAGGCGTTCGGCGCGAAAGCCGCGGTGAAGACCCACTCGCCGATGTTCTATGTCCACTGGCGCCTGGAGGCGGGAACCCAGGCGCAGCTTCCGGCCGAGTATCCCGAGCGCGCCGCCTATGTCGCGCAGGGCGTGGTGGAGGTGGACGGCCGCCAGCTCCAGGCCGGCCAGATGGCGGTGTTCGCGCCCGGCCAGCCGGTCCTGTTCATCGCGGTCACCCCGGCCATCGTGATGCTGCTGGGTGGTGAGCCGGTGGGGCCCCGCTTCATCGAGTGGAACTTCGTGTCCTCGTCCAAGGACCGCATCGAGCAGGCCAAGGCCGACTGGCGCGCCGGCCGCATGAAGCTGCCCGACGCGGACGACGACGAGTTCATCCCCCTGCCGGGCGACCCGCCCCCGCCCGCGAACCCGATGAGCTGA
- a CDS encoding TetR/AcrR family transcriptional regulator, protein MQSQPRTKGARTRERLLDLAQDAVIRKGFGATSIEELVEAAGITKSGFFYHFKDKTDLGRQMVERYAGHNKRFLAEMEARARELSDDPLHSFLIFLKFYAESMEGAAASHPGCMVATVTFQDLIWDGETRRMTVDGVKDWRGRFLAWLEEIAAAYPPPIRRIDLVDLADSLLAITYGGMTLAKALEDKSAIARQTLMYRETVRLYFLGT, encoded by the coding sequence GTGCAGTCGCAACCCCGCACCAAGGGCGCGCGGACCCGCGAGAGGCTGCTCGACCTGGCCCAGGACGCGGTCATCCGGAAGGGGTTCGGGGCCACCTCGATCGAGGAGCTGGTGGAGGCCGCCGGCATCACCAAGAGCGGCTTCTTCTACCACTTCAAGGACAAGACCGACCTCGGCCGCCAGATGGTCGAGCGCTACGCCGGGCACAACAAGCGCTTCCTGGCCGAGATGGAGGCGCGGGCGCGCGAGCTGTCGGACGATCCGCTGCACAGCTTCCTGATCTTCCTGAAATTCTATGCGGAATCGATGGAGGGGGCGGCCGCCAGCCATCCCGGCTGCATGGTGGCGACGGTAACCTTCCAGGACCTGATCTGGGACGGCGAGACGCGCCGGATGACGGTCGACGGGGTGAAGGACTGGCGCGGGCGGTTCCTGGCCTGGCTGGAGGAGATCGCGGCGGCCTATCCGCCGCCGATCCGGCGCATCGACCTCGTCGACCTCGCCGACAGCCTGCTGGCGATCACCTACGGCGGCATGACCCTGGCCAAGGCCCTGGAGGACAAGAGCGCCATCGCCCGCCAGACCCTGATGTACCGCGAGACGGTGCGGCTCTACTTCCTGGGGACGTGA
- a CDS encoding lipid kinase, whose product MARRGLLIRNRSKPDDWVAAVRARLADAGIELVDRPCGSGEEACRIIAAEGKAEGEGADLVGVAGGDGTLNGAAPALLELGKPLGVLPLGTANDLARTLGLPLDPLAAAEVIAAGQTRRIDLGLANGRPFFNVASLGLAAEVAQTLEGAGKPLGRLSYALAALKVLLRARPFRAAIAAGDRLVRTRSYQIAVGNGRYHGGGLAVREDASIESGRLVLYSLEPGSLWKVVLLAPLFRRGRHVRWRQVRTASARTIEIRTPSPMPVNLDGDLATETPLRLEELPGAIEVFVPDA is encoded by the coding sequence ATGGCGCGGCGCGGCCTTCTCATCCGCAACCGATCCAAGCCGGACGACTGGGTCGCCGCGGTGCGCGCGCGGCTGGCCGACGCCGGCATCGAGCTCGTCGACCGCCCCTGCGGCTCGGGCGAGGAGGCCTGCCGCATCATCGCCGCCGAGGGAAAGGCCGAGGGAGAGGGCGCCGACCTCGTCGGGGTGGCGGGCGGCGACGGCACGCTGAACGGCGCCGCCCCGGCCCTGCTGGAGCTCGGCAAGCCGCTGGGCGTCCTGCCGCTGGGCACCGCCAACGACCTGGCCCGCACCCTCGGCCTGCCCCTCGACCCGCTCGCCGCCGCCGAGGTCATCGCCGCCGGGCAGACGCGTAGGATCGACCTCGGGCTCGCCAACGGCCGGCCGTTCTTCAACGTCGCCAGCCTCGGCCTCGCCGCCGAGGTGGCCCAGACCCTGGAGGGCGCCGGCAAGCCCCTCGGTCGGCTCTCCTACGCCCTGGCGGCGCTGAAGGTGCTGCTCCGCGCCCGGCCGTTCCGGGCCGCCATCGCCGCCGGCGACCGGCTCGTCCGCACCCGCAGCTACCAGATCGCCGTCGGCAACGGCCGCTACCACGGCGGCGGCCTGGCCGTGCGCGAGGACGCCAGCATCGAGAGCGGCCGGCTCGTCCTCTACAGCCTCGAGCCGGGCAGCCTCTGGAAGGTGGTCCTGCTCGCGCCGCTGTTCCGCCGCGGCCGCCACGTGCGCTGGCGGCAGGTGCGGACCGCCAGCGCGCGGACGATCGAGATCCGCACGCCCTCGCCGATGCCGGTCAACCTCGACGGCGACCTCGCCACGGAGACCCCGCTCCGGCTGGAGGAGCTGCCGGGCGCGATCGAGGTGTTCGTCCCCGACGCCTAG
- a CDS encoding Lrp/AsnC family transcriptional regulator — protein MSEALDAVDAKILDLIQHDAGLSVAEIADRVGLSSSPCWRRIKRLEDAGVIQRRVTILDRDKLGLGFEVYCTVKLSLPTKENLDSFEQAIFKLPEVVQCATVTGAADYELRIVTRDMHAFDDFLREKILSLGLVSNIESRIVIRSVKNTTAAPLGLVSPYVSAQS, from the coding sequence TTGTCTGAGGCCCTCGACGCCGTGGATGCCAAGATCCTGGATCTCATCCAGCACGACGCCGGATTGTCGGTCGCCGAGATCGCCGATCGCGTGGGCCTGTCCTCCAGTCCCTGCTGGCGCCGGATCAAGCGCCTGGAGGACGCCGGCGTCATCCAGCGCCGCGTGACCATCCTCGACCGCGACAAGCTGGGCCTGGGCTTCGAGGTCTACTGCACGGTGAAGCTGTCGCTCCCGACCAAGGAGAACCTCGACTCGTTCGAGCAGGCGATCTTTAAGCTGCCCGAGGTGGTCCAGTGCGCCACCGTCACCGGCGCGGCCGACTACGAGCTGCGCATCGTCACCCGCGACATGCACGCCTTCGACGACTTCCTGCGCGAGAAGATCCTCTCGCTGGGCCTCGTCTCCAACATCGAGAGCCGGATCGTCATCCGCTCGGTGAAGAACACCACCGCCGCCCCGCTGGGGCTGGTCAGCCCGTACGTGAGCGCGCAAAGCTAG
- a CDS encoding tetratricopeptide repeat protein → MAVKDPYGMELSGASAAAAEKFQQALHAYHCYSGDPMTPLEEAIADSPRFTMAHVLKAYLTLIGEPAEVAMQGVQAFEAAKDFNANTRELGHLAALGSLLAGEIRSAARILEDVSIAHPHDALALHAGQLFDFLLGDSRMLRDRIGRVVPHWSEDMPDCSAVLGLFAFGLEETGLYDRAEAVGRRAVELEPRNNWAQHAVAHVLEMQDRRRDGLAWMLRENTAWQPEALLGVHNWWHTALFHLGLGEVDEVLKLYDGPIFGEPSARGFDLVDAAAMLWRLNLRGIDVGGRWSVLADTFAGEPSGRSAFVDAHAMMAYVATGRQADAQALLDAQKAAAEGPGDNGYFAREVGLPLTQAIHAFGHGDYARSVELMRGVRNKSARFGGSHAQRDVIDLTLIEAAGRSGEHSLKAALLAERAAARPLADTAARRLAA, encoded by the coding sequence ATGGCCGTCAAAGACCCCTACGGAATGGAATTGTCAGGCGCGAGCGCCGCCGCGGCAGAAAAATTCCAGCAGGCGTTGCACGCCTACCACTGTTATTCGGGCGATCCGATGACTCCCCTGGAGGAGGCCATCGCCGACAGCCCGCGCTTCACCATGGCCCACGTGCTGAAGGCGTACCTGACCCTGATCGGGGAGCCGGCCGAGGTGGCCATGCAGGGCGTGCAGGCCTTCGAGGCCGCCAAGGACTTCAACGCCAACACCCGCGAGCTCGGCCACCTGGCCGCCCTCGGCAGCCTGCTGGCCGGCGAGATCCGCAGCGCCGCGCGCATCCTGGAGGACGTCAGCATCGCCCATCCGCACGATGCGCTGGCCCTGCACGCCGGCCAGCTCTTCGACTTCCTGCTGGGCGATTCCCGCATGCTGCGCGACCGCATCGGCCGGGTCGTCCCGCACTGGAGCGAGGACATGCCCGACTGCTCGGCCGTCCTGGGCCTCTTCGCCTTCGGCCTGGAGGAGACCGGCCTCTACGACCGCGCCGAGGCGGTCGGCCGCCGCGCCGTCGAGCTGGAGCCGCGCAACAACTGGGCCCAGCACGCCGTCGCCCACGTGCTGGAGATGCAGGACCGCCGCCGCGACGGTCTGGCCTGGATGCTGCGCGAGAACACCGCCTGGCAGCCGGAGGCCCTGCTGGGGGTCCACAACTGGTGGCACACCGCCCTCTTCCACCTGGGCCTGGGCGAGGTGGACGAGGTGCTGAAGCTCTACGACGGCCCGATCTTCGGCGAGCCCTCGGCCCGCGGCTTCGACCTGGTGGACGCCGCCGCCATGCTGTGGCGCCTGAACCTGCGCGGCATCGACGTGGGCGGCCGCTGGAGCGTCCTGGCCGACACCTTCGCGGGTGAGCCCTCCGGGCGCTCGGCTTTCGTCGACGCCCACGCCATGATGGCCTACGTGGCCACGGGCCGGCAGGCGGACGCCCAGGCCCTGCTGGACGCCCAGAAGGCCGCCGCCGAGGGGCCGGGCGACAACGGCTACTTCGCCCGCGAGGTGGGCCTGCCGCTCACCCAGGCGATCCACGCCTTCGGCCATGGCGACTACGCCCGATCGGTCGAGCTGATGCGCGGCGTCCGCAACAAGTCGGCCCGCTTCGGCGGCAGCCACGCCCAGCGCGACGTCATCGACCTGACGCTGATCGAGGCCGCCGGGCGTAGCGGCGAACACAGCCTGAAGGCGGCCCTGCTGGCGGAACGCGCCGCCGCCCGGCCGCTCGCCGACACCGCCGCGCGGCGCCTGGCCGCGTGA
- a CDS encoding NAD(P)/FAD-dependent oxidoreductase — MAEFDFDAVVVGAGAVGLACGYALARRGLTAAVLEQDAAIGQGVSSRNSEVIHGGLYYPTGSLKARLCVAGRRMLYAFLDAHHVAYDRCGKLVVATAPEEVERLDAILEQARTNEVEGMARLSKAEALALEPELACEAALLSPESGVFDSHGYMLALQGEIEAAGGAVALSTPFEAARPLEGGGFEVRAGGAEPTRLTCRYLVTAPGLSAQGVAAHIEGFPAEVIPEAHFGKGMYFRLQGKAPFARLIYPPPIPGALGTHYRRDLGGQAVFGPDLTFVDAPDYTVDPAAAEGFYRYIRKFWPALPDGALSPDYAGVRPKLHGPGEPQPDFRIDGQDVHGLPGLVTLFGIESPGLTSSLAIGEEAAARLGLSAAPSGSTA, encoded by the coding sequence ATGGCCGAGTTCGATTTCGATGCGGTGGTCGTGGGCGCGGGCGCCGTGGGGCTGGCGTGCGGCTACGCGCTGGCCCGGCGGGGCCTGACGGCGGCGGTGCTGGAGCAGGACGCGGCCATCGGCCAGGGCGTCTCCTCGCGCAACTCCGAGGTGATCCACGGCGGGCTCTACTATCCGACGGGGTCGCTGAAGGCGCGGCTGTGCGTGGCCGGCCGGCGGATGCTGTACGCCTTCCTCGACGCCCACCACGTGGCCTACGACCGCTGCGGCAAGCTGGTGGTGGCCACCGCGCCCGAGGAGGTGGAGCGGCTGGACGCCATCCTCGAGCAGGCGCGGACCAACGAGGTGGAGGGGATGGCGCGGCTCTCGAAGGCCGAGGCCCTGGCCCTGGAGCCCGAACTGGCCTGCGAGGCGGCGCTTCTGTCGCCGGAAAGCGGGGTGTTCGACAGCCACGGCTACATGCTGGCCCTGCAGGGCGAGATCGAGGCGGCCGGCGGAGCGGTGGCGCTCTCGACGCCGTTCGAGGCGGCGAGGCCCCTCGAGGGCGGCGGCTTCGAGGTGCGGGCCGGCGGCGCCGAGCCGACCAGGCTGACCTGTCGATACCTGGTGACCGCGCCGGGGCTCTCGGCCCAGGGCGTGGCGGCGCACATCGAGGGCTTTCCCGCCGAGGTGATCCCCGAGGCGCACTTCGGCAAGGGCATGTACTTCCGGCTGCAGGGCAAGGCGCCGTTCGCCCGCCTGATCTATCCGCCGCCGATCCCCGGCGCGCTCGGCACCCACTACCGGCGGGACCTGGGCGGCCAGGCGGTGTTCGGGCCGGACCTGACGTTCGTGGACGCGCCGGACTACACGGTGGACCCCGCGGCGGCCGAGGGCTTCTACCGCTACATCCGCAAGTTCTGGCCGGCCCTGCCCGACGGGGCGCTGAGCCCCGACTACGCCGGCGTGCGGCCCAAGCTGCACGGCCCCGGCGAGCCGCAACCGGACTTCCGCATCGACGGGCAGGACGTCCACGGCCTTCCGGGGCTGGTGACCCTGTTCGGCATCGAGAGCCCGGGCCTGACCTCCTCGCTGGCGATCGGCGAGGAGGCCGCGGCGAGGCTGGGGCTCTCGGCCGCCCCCTCCGGCTCTACCGCTTAG